The following are from one region of the Paraglaciecola sp. L1A13 genome:
- a CDS encoding DUF3365 domain-containing protein has translation MRNAILCFVLVLTLCLASSQLKAESSSAEPELRKEAMNIVKIFSDTLKPKLKEAIQSGGIEHAIKVCSVEAPKIAYDLSAQTGWSIKRVSLKPRNTNNARPDTFERNILTKFDLHQAKSDSPTLLQYSEIVNNKYRYMKAQAVEGICLNCHGSSISADAKKTLNQYYPEDLATGYTLGDIRGAFSLVKEL, from the coding sequence ATGCGCAACGCCATTTTATGCTTTGTACTTGTTTTAACTTTATGTTTGGCCTCATCTCAATTGAAAGCTGAGTCTTCTTCCGCTGAGCCTGAACTCAGAAAAGAAGCCATGAATATCGTAAAAATATTCAGTGATACCCTAAAACCTAAATTGAAGGAGGCCATTCAATCTGGCGGGATTGAGCATGCTATTAAGGTTTGTTCAGTTGAGGCGCCTAAAATAGCTTATGATTTAAGTGCTCAAACGGGTTGGAGCATTAAGCGAGTTAGTTTGAAACCTAGAAATACCAACAATGCGCGTCCAGATACATTCGAAAGAAATATACTCACTAAATTTGATCTGCATCAAGCAAAAAGTGACTCACCTACCCTTCTACAATACTCAGAAATTGTTAATAATAAGTATCGATATATGAAGGCTCAAGCAGTTGAGGGGATATGTCTAAACTGCCACGGAAGTTCTATATCTGCAGATGCTAAGAAAACGCTCAATCAGTATTATCCCGAAGATTTAGCCACAGGTTACACTTTAGGAGATATACGTGGTGCGTTTAGTTTAGTGAAAGAATTATGA